One part of the Leclercia sp. LSNIH1 genome encodes these proteins:
- the paoA gene encoding aldehyde dehydrogenase iron-sulfur subunit PaoA has product MSNQGEYPEDGEFGKHEQHDFSLSRRDLLKASAAAAATAAVYPCSALAEGESAVTPAPEKMPVTFRVNGEAQQLEVDTRTTLLDALRENLHLTGTKKGCDHGQCGACTVIVDGRRINSCLTLAVMHQNADITTIEGLGTPDNLHPMQAAFVKHDSYQCGYCTPGQICSSVAVLKEIEEGIPSHVTLDLVSPPEMNAQEIRERMSGNICRCGAYANILAAIEDVAGGEKS; this is encoded by the coding sequence ATGAGCAACCAAGGCGAATACCCCGAAGATGGTGAGTTCGGGAAGCACGAACAACACGATTTTAGCCTGTCCCGACGGGACCTTTTAAAAGCCAGCGCCGCCGCGGCGGCGACCGCGGCGGTCTATCCCTGTTCCGCCCTGGCCGAGGGCGAATCCGCCGTCACACCCGCACCGGAGAAAATGCCGGTAACGTTTCGCGTCAATGGCGAGGCGCAGCAGCTGGAGGTGGATACCCGCACCACCCTGCTGGATGCCCTGCGCGAGAACCTGCACCTGACCGGCACCAAAAAAGGCTGCGATCACGGACAGTGCGGCGCCTGCACCGTCATCGTTGACGGGCGCAGGATCAATTCCTGCCTCACCCTGGCCGTGATGCACCAGAACGCCGATATCACTACCATCGAGGGGCTGGGCACTCCTGACAATCTGCACCCTATGCAGGCGGCGTTTGTTAAACACGATAGCTATCAGTGCGGCTACTGTACGCCGGGGCAAATTTGCTCTTCGGTGGCGGTGCTGAAAGAGATTGAAGAGGGCATTCCCAGCCATGTGACCCTCGATCTGGTCTCTCCTCCCGAAATGAATGCCCAGGAGATCCGCGAGCGCATGAGCGGCAACATCTGCCGCTGCGGCGCATACGCCAACATACTCGCTGCCATTGAGGATGTCGCCGGAGGGGAAAAATCATGA
- the paoC gene encoding aldehyde oxidoreductase molybdenum-binding subunit PaoC, which yields MKFEKPAGENPIDRLQVVGQPHDRIDGPLKTTGKAHYAYEWHDTAPNAAYGYVVGSAIAKGEIAAIDTLAAKNAPGVLTVVTASSAGELGKGERNTATLLGGPKIEHYHQAVALVVAETFEQARAAASLVQVQYRREKGAWSLAEEKPAVNQPPEKTPDKNVGDVDAAFAAAEVKIDLTYTTPDQSHMAMEPHASMAVWDGDKVTVWTSNQMVAWCRTDLAATLKIPEENVRIISPYIGGGFGGKLFLRSDALLAALAARTLKRPVKVMLSRPTIPNNTTHRPATIQHIRIGTDKEGKITAIAHDSWSGNLPGGTPETAVQQTELLYAGANRHTGLRLAKLDLPEGNAMRAPGEAPGMMALEIAIDEMAEKAGIDPVEFRILNDTQVDPADPNRPFSRRQLIECLRTGAEEFGWKQRNAKPGQVRDGRWLVGYGMAAGFRNNLLEKSGARVHLDADGNVTVETDMTDIGTGSYTIIAQTAAEMLGVPLDKVTVHLGDSNFPVSAGSGGQWGANTSTSGVYAACVKLRHTIATNLGFDPDQAQFSDGKIVLDTRSADIREAAANGTLTAEDNIEFGDLDKQYQQSTFAGHFIEVAVDMATGEVRVRRMLAVCAAGRILNPKTARSQVIGAMTMGLGAALMEELAVDTRLGYFVNHDMAAYEVPVHADIPEQKVIFLDDTDPISSPMKAKGVGELGLCGVGAAIANAIYNATGVRVREYPITLDKLIDALPDVV from the coding sequence ATGAAATTTGAGAAACCGGCAGGGGAAAACCCAATCGATCGGTTACAGGTGGTTGGACAGCCCCATGACCGTATCGACGGCCCGCTAAAAACCACCGGCAAGGCGCACTATGCCTACGAATGGCACGACACCGCGCCCAATGCGGCCTATGGCTATGTGGTCGGATCGGCGATTGCCAAAGGCGAGATTGCCGCCATCGACACCCTGGCCGCGAAAAACGCGCCAGGCGTGCTGACGGTCGTCACGGCCAGCAGTGCTGGCGAGCTCGGCAAAGGCGAGAGAAATACGGCCACTCTGCTGGGCGGCCCGAAAATAGAGCACTACCATCAGGCCGTTGCGCTGGTGGTGGCAGAGACGTTCGAGCAGGCCCGGGCCGCGGCGTCGCTGGTGCAGGTCCAGTACCGCCGTGAAAAGGGCGCCTGGTCGCTGGCAGAGGAAAAACCCGCCGTCAACCAGCCCCCGGAGAAGACACCTGACAAAAACGTCGGCGATGTTGACGCCGCCTTTGCCGCCGCCGAGGTGAAGATAGATTTGACCTATACCACCCCCGATCAGAGCCATATGGCGATGGAGCCGCATGCCTCTATGGCGGTCTGGGACGGCGACAAGGTGACCGTCTGGACCTCCAATCAGATGGTCGCCTGGTGCCGCACCGATCTGGCGGCGACGCTGAAGATCCCCGAGGAGAACGTGCGCATCATCTCCCCCTATATCGGCGGAGGCTTTGGCGGCAAGCTGTTCCTTAGGAGCGATGCGCTGCTGGCCGCGCTGGCGGCCCGCACCCTGAAGCGCCCTGTAAAGGTCATGCTGTCGCGCCCGACAATTCCCAACAACACCACTCACCGCCCGGCGACCATCCAGCATATTCGCATCGGGACCGACAAGGAGGGCAAGATTACCGCCATCGCCCATGACAGCTGGTCCGGCAATCTGCCCGGCGGCACGCCGGAGACGGCGGTGCAGCAGACCGAACTGCTTTATGCGGGCGCCAATCGTCATACCGGCCTGCGGCTGGCAAAACTGGATCTGCCCGAGGGCAACGCCATGCGCGCCCCCGGCGAAGCGCCGGGCATGATGGCGCTTGAGATCGCCATTGATGAGATGGCGGAGAAAGCGGGCATCGATCCTGTCGAATTTCGCATTCTCAATGATACTCAGGTCGATCCGGCCGATCCCAACCGCCCTTTCTCCCGCCGTCAGCTTATCGAGTGCCTGCGTACCGGCGCCGAAGAGTTCGGCTGGAAGCAGCGCAACGCAAAGCCCGGCCAGGTCCGCGACGGACGCTGGCTGGTGGGCTACGGCATGGCGGCCGGTTTTCGCAATAACCTGTTAGAAAAATCGGGTGCCCGGGTACATCTGGACGCGGACGGAAACGTGACGGTGGAAACCGACATGACGGACATCGGCACCGGGAGCTATACCATCATTGCCCAGACGGCGGCAGAGATGCTGGGCGTGCCGCTGGACAAGGTGACGGTGCATCTCGGTGATTCGAACTTCCCGGTATCGGCCGGTTCAGGCGGCCAGTGGGGGGCGAACACCTCCACTTCGGGGGTTTACGCCGCCTGCGTGAAGTTACGCCATACCATTGCCACGAACCTCGGTTTTGATCCGGACCAGGCGCAGTTCAGCGACGGGAAGATCGTTCTTGATACCCGCAGCGCGGACATTCGCGAGGCCGCAGCCAACGGCACGCTGACCGCCGAAGACAATATCGAGTTTGGCGATCTGGATAAACAGTATCAGCAGTCGACCTTTGCCGGTCACTTTATCGAAGTGGCGGTCGATATGGCGACAGGTGAAGTCCGGGTCCGCCGCATGCTGGCGGTCTGTGCCGCAGGCCGGATCCTCAACCCGAAAACCGCCCGCAGCCAGGTAATTGGCGCGATGACCATGGGGCTCGGCGCGGCGCTGATGGAAGAGCTGGCGGTGGATACCCGTCTTGGCTACTTCGTTAATCACGATATGGCGGCGTATGAAGTCCCGGTCCATGCCGATATCCCGGAACAGAAGGTGATTTTCCTCGACGATACCGACCCCATCTCCTCGCCGATGAAGGCCAAAGGGGTGGGTGAACTGGGGCTGTGTGGCGTCGGGGCGGCCATCGCCAATGCGATCTATAACGCCACGGGGGTGCGGGTGCGGGAGTATCCCATCACCCTGGATAAACTGATCGATGCGCTACCCGATGTGGTGTAA
- a CDS encoding LacI family DNA-binding transcriptional regulator, which produces MQTLEADDSAREKRRKNTGKITLAEVAKLVGVSTMTVSRALRMPEKVNPELRNRIEAAVSELGYVPNLQARSLASADSSLVMGVVPSFSSPGFLAVSETLQTVLATQGYSMMFIESSQGGQSEERAFAQMLAYNPAAIVQFNIDNISSCSQMISNTGVPVVEIGAINRDASWVSIGVDYAAAIKKLVTSLVQAGYKNIGLLCTASNNIMFRQVLSGWNSAMLSVNHSPHRVVTSHLPAGITTGLNLLGDIRITWPELDALICTSDEIACGCIMACHGAGQKVPDALALASLSGGTLAAVCSPALTAVEFPWSETGTVAGKTLLDLLAGKSTDKAIELPSTLQVRASTRKQ; this is translated from the coding sequence GTGCAGACGTTAGAAGCGGACGATAGCGCGAGAGAAAAACGCAGGAAAAACACCGGTAAAATTACGCTCGCTGAAGTTGCAAAACTGGTCGGCGTTAGCACGATGACCGTGTCGCGCGCGTTACGTATGCCTGAAAAAGTGAATCCTGAACTCCGTAACCGCATCGAAGCGGCAGTGAGTGAGCTGGGCTATGTGCCCAATCTCCAGGCCCGTAGCCTCGCCTCCGCTGACTCCAGCCTGGTGATGGGCGTGGTGCCCTCATTTTCTTCTCCGGGCTTTCTTGCCGTCTCCGAAACCCTGCAGACCGTGCTCGCGACTCAGGGCTATAGCATGATGTTTATTGAGTCCAGTCAGGGAGGGCAGAGCGAAGAGCGCGCTTTTGCGCAAATGCTCGCCTATAACCCGGCGGCGATTGTTCAGTTCAACATTGATAACATCAGCAGTTGTTCGCAAATGATCAGTAACACCGGCGTGCCGGTGGTTGAAATTGGTGCCATCAATCGCGATGCGAGCTGGGTCAGTATTGGCGTTGACTATGCTGCTGCCATCAAAAAGCTGGTCACATCGCTTGTGCAGGCCGGATATAAGAATATCGGCCTGCTTTGCACGGCGTCCAATAACATTATGTTTCGCCAGGTACTGAGCGGCTGGAACAGCGCCATGCTCTCCGTTAACCACTCGCCCCACCGTGTGGTGACTTCTCATCTGCCCGCAGGTATTACGACCGGTTTAAACCTGCTGGGCGATATTCGTATTACCTGGCCAGAGCTGGATGCGCTGATTTGCACCTCTGATGAAATTGCCTGCGGCTGCATTATGGCCTGCCACGGTGCAGGGCAAAAAGTGCCTGACGCCCTGGCTCTGGCAAGCCTGAGCGGGGGGACCCTTGCCGCAGTCTGTTCCCCGGCGCTGACGGCGGTTGAATTCCCATGGAGTGAGACGGGAACGGTCGCAGGGAAAACGTTGCTTGATCTACTGGCTGGCAAATCGACAGATAAAGCCATCGAATTACCCTCAACGTTACAAGTTCGCGCCAGCACCAGAAAGCAGTAA
- the uxuA gene encoding mannonate dehydratase, with protein sequence MQMTMRWFGPQEDKIPLEYIRQVPGVEGVVGALYDVAPGEIWPVEKIKALVEQAHAAGLTMEVIESVNIHDDIKIGTPERDRYIENYKQTIRNLAGFGVKVICYNFMPVFDWMKTDMNYRLPDGSLTMAFEKQGIDKTLEEVVKEVLDNSNGFALPGWEPERLAKVQELFARYNGVDDDKLRENLFYFLREIIPVCEEVGVKMAIHPDDPPYSIFGLPRVVKNYTDLAMICDAVDSPSNGITLCTGSIAEDPDNDVYEILAEFTRRKRLHFAHVRNIKLIKDKDFYESAHPSRYGSLDMYRVMQALHDNGFDGYIRPDHGRFIWGEEGRPGYGLYDRALGVTYLMGLWEALEKKNKN encoded by the coding sequence ATGCAGATGACAATGCGCTGGTTTGGGCCTCAGGAGGATAAAATTCCCCTTGAGTATATTCGACAGGTGCCCGGGGTTGAGGGTGTCGTGGGGGCATTGTATGACGTTGCGCCCGGAGAGATCTGGCCGGTGGAAAAAATTAAGGCTCTGGTAGAGCAGGCTCATGCCGCAGGGTTAACGATGGAGGTGATCGAAAGCGTCAACATCCACGATGACATCAAAATCGGCACCCCCGAGCGCGACCGTTACATTGAGAACTACAAACAAACCATCCGTAATCTGGCGGGTTTTGGCGTAAAGGTTATCTGTTATAACTTCATGCCGGTCTTTGACTGGATGAAAACAGACATGAACTACCGCCTTCCGGATGGCTCCCTGACCATGGCATTCGAAAAACAGGGGATAGATAAGACCCTGGAGGAGGTGGTGAAGGAGGTTCTGGATAATTCGAATGGTTTCGCGTTGCCAGGATGGGAACCGGAGCGTCTGGCAAAAGTGCAGGAATTATTTGCTCGCTATAACGGCGTGGATGACGACAAGCTGCGTGAAAACCTGTTTTACTTTCTGCGTGAAATTATTCCTGTTTGTGAAGAAGTTGGCGTGAAAATGGCGATCCATCCCGATGATCCTCCGTACTCTATTTTCGGACTGCCGCGAGTGGTGAAAAATTACACCGATCTGGCAATGATTTGCGATGCGGTTGACTCCCCCTCTAATGGGATAACGCTGTGTACCGGCTCTATTGCTGAAGATCCGGACAATGACGTGTACGAAATTCTGGCCGAATTCACCCGCCGTAAGCGTCTCCATTTTGCCCATGTGCGTAATATTAAGTTAATTAAGGATAAAGACTTCTACGAGTCTGCTCATCCTTCCCGGTATGGTTCACTGGATATGTATCGCGTTATGCAGGCTCTGCATGATAACGGTTTCGATGGCTATATCCGTCCGGATCATGGCCGCTTTATCTGGGGTGAAGAGGGCCGCCCGGGCTACGGTCTGTACGATCGTGCATTGGGTGTCACTTACCTGATGGGGCTGTGGGAAGCGCTGGAAAAGAAAAACAAAAATTAA
- the uxaC gene encoding glucuronate isomerase, with amino-acid sequence MSLINNIFMINNITGQKLYSELAKSLPIIDYHCHLDAKAIWENKPFTDMTQLWLEGDHYKWRAMRTNGIPERKITGNASAEEKFEAWAQTVEASFGNPLYHWTHLELKHYFNIDDTLNSKNWREIMRRCNEQLRGSDFLPQALIRRSNVEALCTTDGPLDDLHYHQQLAAQSDFATLVLPTFRPDELFDTDPDRFLTFVERLAQKTDISIASLEHFLAALASRIDFFHSVGCRISDHGPLAVHYCCLDETAQAALFQRRLAGETLTENERQAWDSLIFVALARMYKQRGWAMQIHFGAIRNNNMPMFRKVGINSGFDSIGDQPHLAGSLNALLNAMAENDGLPKTILYNLNASYNDVVASTLANFQSGEEGVKSPLQFGSGWWFNDTRRGMVSQLNTLADQGLLANFIGMLTDSRSFVSYTRHDYFRRILCDLIGGWVERGEVPKDEAILASMIRGICVENARRYFCFAQA; translated from the coding sequence ATGTCACTGATTAATAATATCTTTATGATCAACAACATCACAGGGCAGAAGCTATATTCTGAACTGGCAAAATCGCTACCCATTATTGATTATCATTGTCATCTTGATGCAAAAGCGATATGGGAAAATAAACCCTTTACCGATATGACTCAGCTATGGCTGGAGGGCGATCATTACAAATGGCGTGCCATGCGCACGAATGGGATCCCTGAACGGAAAATTACCGGTAATGCCAGTGCGGAAGAAAAATTCGAAGCCTGGGCGCAAACCGTTGAAGCCAGTTTTGGCAATCCGCTTTACCACTGGACCCATCTCGAACTGAAGCACTATTTTAATATCGACGACACCCTCAACAGCAAAAACTGGCGTGAAATTATGCGCCGCTGTAATGAACAGTTACGTGGCAGTGATTTTTTACCCCAGGCATTAATTCGCCGCTCTAACGTTGAAGCGCTGTGCACTACCGATGGCCCGCTTGACGATCTGCACTACCATCAGCAACTGGCAGCGCAGAGCGATTTTGCCACTCTCGTCCTGCCCACCTTCCGCCCGGATGAACTGTTCGATACGGACCCGGATCGCTTCCTGACCTTTGTCGAACGGCTGGCGCAGAAAACAGACATATCGATCGCGTCACTCGAACACTTCCTGGCTGCACTGGCGTCACGCATTGATTTCTTCCACTCCGTGGGCTGCCGAATTTCCGATCACGGGCCGCTGGCAGTGCACTATTGCTGTCTCGATGAAACCGCGCAAGCCGCGCTGTTCCAACGCCGACTGGCGGGTGAAACGCTGACGGAAAATGAACGCCAGGCGTGGGATAGCCTCATTTTTGTCGCGCTTGCCAGAATGTACAAACAGCGCGGCTGGGCGATGCAGATTCACTTCGGTGCGATCCGTAACAACAACATGCCGATGTTCCGCAAAGTCGGCATTAACAGCGGTTTTGATTCAATTGGCGATCAGCCCCATCTCGCCGGGAGCCTGAACGCCCTGCTCAATGCCATGGCTGAAAACGACGGTCTGCCAAAAACGATCCTCTATAACCTTAACGCCAGCTACAACGACGTGGTCGCCTCCACCCTCGCCAATTTCCAGAGCGGTGAAGAGGGCGTGAAGTCCCCGCTGCAATTTGGTTCCGGCTGGTGGTTTAACGATACGCGCCGCGGCATGGTTAGCCAGCTTAACACCCTGGCCGATCAGGGTTTACTGGCCAATTTTATCGGCATGCTCACCGACTCCCGCAGCTTCGTCTCCTATACCCGTCACGATTACTTCCGCCGGATCCTCTGCGATCTGATTGGCGGCTGGGTAGAGAGAGGGGAAGTCCCGAAAGATGAAGCGATCCTTGCTTCCATGATTCGCGGCATCTGTGTTGAAAACGCACGCCGCTATTTTTGTTTTGCTCAAGCCTGA
- a CDS encoding MFS transporter, producing MSLKKRKVTIPVSIGYGLTDIMGGGAFTVIGAWLLFFYTTFVGLSPIEAASIVAIARIVDAIVSLFMGSFTDHFYKNYLGKKFGRRRFFLLIGAPLMLVYILLWLNGMNFWFYLAVYLAFEIIAAMVLIPWETLPSEMTKDFNDRTKLSTCRMFLSASGTFLATFIPGLLIGWLGDHNADAYLINGVVFAVLFTVCVFISWKVTWERELTPEMLAEMKKAPQAKTAAEQLAAVGNLFKEYASTLKVRAFRKHLAIYLFSFTAKDVYNTVFVFFCVYCLSVSSSLAGSLLSMSIVGLPVTLAAGVAIIKYGPSRLYVFAYSVMLLCLGGFFLVYQFPTDHKVMLLVILAGVYQVGRCVLEFTPWNVFPFIPDIDEMITRQRREGLFAAVMTFSRKTTVAIATFAVGLFLQSGGFVKGSQVQPQEAINTIALLLFVGTAGLLIIALWQALTFHLNKRTHKIFVDEIERLKAHGRKQDVTPEARHVVEDLTGYSYDELWNPVSAEYVTSATPGSALNG from the coding sequence ATGTCGCTTAAGAAGAGAAAAGTCACTATTCCTGTCAGTATCGGCTATGGTCTGACAGATATCATGGGTGGCGGGGCTTTTACCGTTATTGGTGCCTGGCTGCTTTTCTTCTATACCACCTTTGTCGGTCTGTCGCCGATTGAAGCAGCCTCTATCGTCGCTATCGCCCGTATTGTCGACGCGATCGTCAGCCTGTTTATGGGCAGTTTTACGGATCATTTTTATAAAAATTACCTGGGCAAAAAATTTGGTCGCCGGCGGTTCTTTCTGCTGATCGGTGCGCCGCTGATGCTGGTTTATATTCTGCTCTGGCTGAACGGGATGAATTTCTGGTTCTATCTCGCCGTCTATCTGGCCTTTGAAATCATTGCTGCAATGGTGCTGATCCCATGGGAAACGCTGCCGTCGGAAATGACCAAAGACTTTAACGACCGTACCAAACTTTCCACCTGCCGTATGTTCCTGTCAGCCTCCGGAACGTTCCTCGCGACCTTTATTCCAGGCCTGCTGATTGGCTGGCTGGGCGATCACAATGCCGATGCTTATCTGATCAACGGCGTGGTGTTTGCCGTGCTGTTCACCGTCTGCGTGTTTATCTCCTGGAAAGTTACATGGGAACGAGAGTTAACCCCAGAAATGCTGGCAGAAATGAAAAAAGCGCCACAGGCAAAAACAGCCGCTGAGCAACTCGCCGCCGTAGGCAATCTGTTTAAGGAGTACGCTTCAACGCTGAAGGTTCGCGCGTTCCGTAAACACCTCGCCATCTATCTTTTCTCCTTTACCGCCAAGGATGTTTACAACACGGTTTTCGTCTTCTTCTGCGTCTACTGTCTGAGCGTTTCCTCCTCGCTGGCGGGCTCCCTGCTCTCTATGAGCATCGTCGGGTTGCCGGTTACGCTGGCGGCAGGCGTGGCAATCATCAAATATGGCCCGTCACGTCTTTATGTCTTTGCTTACTCTGTCATGCTGCTCTGTCTCGGCGGGTTCTTCCTGGTCTATCAGTTCCCGACAGACCACAAAGTGATGCTGCTGGTGATCCTCGCCGGGGTTTATCAGGTGGGCCGCTGCGTGCTGGAATTTACCCCGTGGAACGTCTTCCCGTTTATTCCGGATATCGACGAAATGATCACGCGTCAGCGTCGTGAAGGGCTGTTTGCGGCGGTAATGACCTTCTCCCGTAAGACTACGGTCGCCATTGCGACCTTTGCGGTGGGTCTGTTCCTGCAGAGCGGCGGCTTCGTGAAAGGGAGCCAGGTTCAGCCACAGGAAGCCATCAACACCATCGCCCTGCTGCTGTTTGTGGGTACCGCCGGTCTGCTGATTATTGCCCTGTGGCAGGCGCTCACCTTCCATCTGAACAAGCGCACGCACAAGATCTTTGTAGATGAAATTGAACGCCTGAAGGCACATGGCCGCAAACAGGATGTCACGCCCGAGGCTCGCCATGTCGTGGAAGACCTCACGGGCTATTCCTATGACGAGCTGTGGAATCCCGTGTCCGCAGAGTATGTGACCTCTGCGACGCCCGGTTCCGCGCTGAACGGCTAA
- a CDS encoding XdhC family protein, translated as MLQGAALSEQIIPEQAFATDDSVAVLRFAAEAFTAGMAVALVTLVEIRGGAARPLGAQMAVREDGLYCGYVSGGCVEAAAAYEALETLACGTDRQVKYGEGSPWFDIVLPCGGGITLNIHKVRTVQPLLAVLNSLAQRKPVGLHYLPSSQSLQSAPWTPRTGWKDDRFEQGYRPCPRLLIYGGSVEAQATANVAQAAGYEVYCNPPTVELMDADTAVILLWHDQHKELPVLQAALGAAPFYIGALGSQRTHQRRVGKLRELGWKDADIARIKAPIGIFPQARDANTLALSVVADVAAVRAHTR; from the coding sequence ATGCTGCAAGGCGCTGCGCTGAGTGAACAGATTATCCCCGAGCAGGCTTTTGCTACCGACGACAGCGTGGCGGTGCTGCGCTTCGCGGCGGAGGCGTTTACGGCAGGCATGGCGGTGGCGCTGGTGACCCTGGTGGAGATCCGCGGCGGCGCAGCAAGGCCGCTGGGGGCGCAGATGGCCGTTCGCGAGGACGGGCTCTATTGCGGCTATGTCTCCGGCGGCTGCGTGGAGGCCGCTGCCGCGTACGAGGCACTGGAGACCCTCGCCTGCGGCACGGACCGTCAGGTGAAGTATGGCGAGGGATCGCCGTGGTTCGATATTGTGCTCCCCTGCGGCGGCGGGATCACGCTGAACATCCATAAAGTGCGCACGGTACAGCCGCTGCTGGCGGTGCTGAACAGCCTCGCCCAGCGTAAACCGGTGGGACTGCATTACCTCCCCTCTTCCCAATCATTGCAGTCGGCGCCCTGGACACCCAGGACAGGCTGGAAGGACGATCGCTTCGAGCAGGGCTATCGCCCCTGCCCGCGGCTACTGATCTATGGCGGGTCGGTGGAGGCGCAGGCGACAGCCAATGTGGCGCAGGCGGCGGGATACGAGGTGTATTGCAATCCCCCCACGGTTGAGCTGATGGATGCGGACACGGCGGTGATTTTGCTCTGGCACGATCAGCACAAGGAGCTGCCGGTGTTACAGGCCGCGCTGGGAGCGGCGCCGTTTTATATCGGTGCCCTTGGCAGCCAGCGCACCCACCAGCGGCGGGTGGGCAAACTGCGTGAGCTGGGCTGGAAAGATGCGGATATCGCGCGGATTAAGGCCCCGATTGGCATCTTCCCCCAGGCGCGGGATGCTAACACGCTGGCGCTGTCGGTGGTGGCGGACGTGGCGGCGGTAAGGGCCCACACGCGGTGA
- a CDS encoding FAD binding domain-containing protein — translation MKAFTYERVKTPAEAAASAQRTPGAKFIAGGTNLLDLMKLEIETPGHLIDVNGLGLDKIDATDEGGLRIGALVRNTDLAADERVRRDYAVLSRALLAGASGQLRNQATTAGNLLQRTRCPYFYDTNQPCNKRLPGSGCAALEGFSRQHAVVGGSEACIATHPGDMPVAMRLLDAVVETINADGKTLNIPLADFYRAPGKTPHIETVLTPGELITAVTLPPPVGGQHIYRKVRDRASYAFALVSVAAIVQPDGTGRVALGGVAHKPWRMAQADAQLPQGAQAVYDALFADAHPTAENRFKLTLAKRTLASVLTEARAQV, via the coding sequence ATGAAAGCCTTCACCTATGAGCGGGTAAAAACCCCAGCTGAAGCCGCCGCCAGCGCCCAGCGCACACCTGGCGCCAAATTTATCGCGGGCGGCACCAATCTGCTGGATCTGATGAAGCTGGAAATCGAGACCCCTGGGCATTTGATCGACGTGAACGGTCTGGGGCTGGATAAGATTGATGCCACTGACGAGGGCGGTCTGCGCATCGGCGCCCTGGTGCGTAACACCGATCTGGCTGCAGATGAGCGCGTGCGCCGCGACTATGCCGTGCTCTCCAGAGCGCTGCTGGCCGGGGCATCTGGTCAGTTGCGCAACCAGGCCACCACGGCGGGCAATCTTCTGCAGCGCACGCGATGCCCCTACTTTTACGATACGAACCAACCCTGCAATAAACGCCTTCCCGGCAGCGGTTGCGCGGCGCTGGAAGGTTTTAGTCGTCAGCATGCGGTCGTCGGGGGGAGCGAAGCCTGCATTGCCACCCATCCCGGCGATATGCCCGTCGCGATGCGCCTGCTGGACGCGGTGGTAGAAACCATCAATGCAGACGGAAAAACGCTCAACATCCCCCTCGCCGACTTCTATCGTGCGCCGGGAAAAACGCCCCATATTGAGACCGTGCTGACGCCCGGCGAGCTGATTACCGCCGTCACCCTGCCGCCGCCCGTGGGCGGGCAACACATCTACCGTAAGGTTCGCGATCGCGCCTCCTACGCCTTTGCGCTGGTCTCGGTGGCTGCGATTGTCCAGCCCGATGGCACCGGCCGCGTCGCGCTGGGCGGTGTCGCCCATAAACCCTGGCGGATGGCGCAGGCCGATGCGCAACTCCCCCAGGGGGCACAGGCGGTGTATGACGCGCTGTTTGCCGACGCGCATCCGACGGCTGAAAACAGGTTCAAACTCACCCTGGCGAAGCGAACGCTTGCCTCCGTGCTGACAGAAGCGAGGGCTCAGGTATGA